The Sceloporus undulatus isolate JIND9_A2432 ecotype Alabama chromosome 7, SceUnd_v1.1, whole genome shotgun sequence genome segment ACCCTTTTTAAAGCATACATGAAATCTCATAGCAATGAAGATTGAGGATAACGTTGATTACATTGTGAGTCTACCCTGGCCTTAAAACTAAGTTAATCCATTCCTCTCTTGCTCCTCTGAGAAGCACCTGAGTAGCATCTTTCACCACCCTGCTCCTTAAAACTTCCTCATTCAAAGTTGGTCGATCTGTGGGCCATCCaagtgttgctggactgcaattcccatcatcctccagtgctggaggccagcaacatctggaagactgcatgATACTAACCAACCAACCAGCCAATGTTCCCTTGAAGAATCTGCGTTGTGCCAAAGTCTAGTCCATTCTCAGTGAAGGTACCGCAAGATAGACTTGGAATCCCAGAGATCTAATCTGTGACCTTCTGCGTATCTTCCATTTCAGCGTACCCAGATTGGCAGATGTGCAAGGCTCATGACACTCAGCTGGTGCATGAGCGCATGAAAGAAAGGTAACCATCCAGCCTAGTCCCTCAAAATCACAATTTGACAAAGTCAGCACTGTGGAACTTAAGACTCAAAGCAAAAGCAGGATAAGAATTCATTCTctctcacccacacacacacacacacacacacacacattcacagtgCGACTTGGGTTTTATCTTCCACCATCCCAGAGCTGTGTGCTTCCCTGGAAAGGGGAGGTTGTGACTCACCATCTTGTGATCGGCTCCAATCTTGCCCCCTGCTGTTCTGTGGCATTCCCCTACCCCACCCTTGCTTCTTTCATTCCCTTATTATGGGGCTGGAAGAATGGAAAGGCCAGATATGTCCACATGGAAGAGCAAAAGGAATTCTCTAGGCCTAGCCATCCATCACATGGGAGGAGGATGCTAACCATTATTCTGTCTCCCTCCCAAAGGAGAATTATCCTATAGACAGAcacttccctttctttctgcctCGCCAGGATCAAAAAATGGGTACTCAAACACAGAAAGCCTTTGGCAACTGAAGCTTTAAGTCCTTTAAAGAAAATAGTAggatgaactgcaactcccagcattcctcatgcCATCTAGTTCACCATGATTCAGTGAAAATGGCACATGTTTCCACTTAGTATTTATAAGACTGGCACCCCTGTAGAATTCAGGTTCTTGGGTAAACTTCAGGATCTTCAGGAATGGAGGATTCATGCAAATTTACTTCTTTCCAGTGTATGGGTTTTCATCCATCGCAGGCCTTTATGCCAGATCCCAATCTTAGCTTTTAAAGGGTGACTTAAGCTGGAAACTTGATTCCTGGGCTTATAACCGTATCACACACACCTCAAAGGATCTGCAGTGGGAAGTCAGAATTCCCTTTGTACGAAAAAGGCCAgacatagaaagagagagagagagagtgagaaaaggaaaaagccaAACCAAGCAAGAGCTGGAAAAGCAAGCCAAGGTGCGCCAAGGACAGCTGGTCCCAACAGGCCCATGTTTTCCTTGGCATGGCCAGCCTGCGGACGGATGGAGTCAACTCCCCTCTGGCCTCCATTTCACAGCTATGATTTGGCGTGTTAAGGAAGGCACCAGATTCAAATATTTGCACAGGTCACTGCAAACCCAGGCAACGTTACTGAGAAGCGAACTTCATCTTTTAAAACACAGAGATGGACATATAATAACTTCCAAGGCCTGTTTTCTCCCCATGACTGGCCCCGGTCAGCATCCTGGCTTCAGCATTTAGggcccactgaagtttccaaacagtttcagaactgagatggagccagcttgtccTTTGCCTCGGGTAGCAAAGTATCTTGACTCAGCCCTGTTTGTCAGCATGAAAGCAGCTCTAGTATAGATGTAAGAACAGCTCTTTTTGTTGTAAGCTGCATTGGGTCTCATGACAGAAGAAAGGTGGGGCATGAAATTAAGCaagaatgttcttttaaaaactgggaGGGGAAGACTGTCCCTCTCAGAAAACTCCAGCTGCAGttctaaaaaggaacttttccaagctctggtgctgTTTCTGTGAATGACCAATCAGGCACCTTTGACAAATGCTGCAGAAAGGGGCTTGGGAAGGTTAACTGCCTCTTTCACTAGAGCATCTGGCACTCAAGGGTAAGCCAGTGTCTGGACAAAGCAGTCCCCATACAGTGAATGACAGATCCATTCTCCTCTTTGTCTGGTCTCCTCGCAACCAGCAGCCAACCATCCATACTGAGGACATTCCACTGAGTTTGTCATGCTTCCCGCTCCATCTTTTGTCTGCCTTGCATCCCCTGCCCAAGTCAATTTCATGGTATGACAGAAAGTATGATGGGAAAGCACACCCTCCTATGTCACACAAATGAAAGCCAGGATCCTCCTCAGAGACAGAAGAGCAAAATGAAAGGTCAGAGCTCAAGAAATTTCCTTTTCAGACTCCCAATTCCAGGAACCTCCCAACTAGCATGTAGGTATAACCCCAACACttcacaaatgaaatgaaatgtgcagtcaagcaatgtcaaaatgtggtcaagacagcaaaagttatcaAAGAgaaagctaggagatgctgcagcagcttgattttgcctgagccaactgggaagagcAGAACTCcgcctcctcttttcttctctatCTTGCTCagttaagtgagtgcaaactacttttgcattttgaacttagtTTTGTATCATGCACTGGGTTTGGAAATGTACACCGAACAACACAGGGTGACGCACCTGTCTGGTGAGGCTGCCTCCGAGGTTCATTGTGCCGGAGCCGGTTTTGTTCGTCTGCAACCACAGCATCACCGTAGAGGTCAGCTTGTAATGGGCAGTGCGGCCGCTGGATTTCTcctgaaggaagaaagtggagaggTGTCAGGGAGAAACCAACGTTTTTGAAaaggcagagttgttcagggccATTCCTGCATCCCAACCAACTCTCAGGGTGGCACCTGTCCTCTTCCAGGGCACAGATGGTTAACAAACCAGCCCCACTATGCATTCGCCGACCCACTTCCATCAAACTTTTGGAGGACAAGAGGAAGGCTTCCCAGAATGCAACTGGGTCTCCAAGCCACTTGACTCTCAAAGCCATATATTtgactttttagcagtccagggCATCTGGAGAACTCTccaccagcaccacatttcagctttcttcactgaaatgcaatggcatagacAAAGCTGACTTGGCCTGTTTTTATACAGATGCAGGTATGGAGAGGCGGCTGTAATTTCCACGTAATTCTTCTCGGTACTGCTTTGACTTATCATTTTTCTGAAATGCTTTAGGGGAATGTTCCCAAATTAATAAAAAGAGGTCTGGTTGGGAGGCGGGGGTGAGTCCAGGTTGGAGAAGAAAGAGTTAAGTTGCCAGGCCTAACACAATATTGCGCTGTTTGCCGGAGCACCTGTGCTCATTAGCTGCCTGGAATTTAACTAAGGTGGTGGTAGGGATTATTTTTGGGTCACATTCTTTTTTGTTTAGGGACTGATGGCTgcctgcagagagagaaagatcgAGCTGTACCTGCACTTCCACCACGTGGATGGAGTCCCAGCACCCCTTAATCTTCTTTGATCCGTCGCCAGCTTTCTTAATTAGAATCACGCCGGCAAATCCGTGATCCAGGTCCCAGAGGTAGACGGAGGAAACGCCCCCTTCGAAATACCTGCAACCaccaaaaagagaaagggagacagtTAGGAACGAGGGGAGCATCCCTTTGAGTACGTTGTTGGCTTTGAGACAACAATGCTGAAAGAAGCAGAGCCAAAGGATGGGTAAAATTTAGACAAATGCTGGAAGTCCtagagttgttgttgctgttgtgtgatttcaagttgcttcccacttatggcgaccctaaggggaaccttttacagggtgttcttggcaagatttctttagaaggAATGTGCcatccactgccttcctctcAAGTGTGGTCACTCAACAGGTTCCCATGGCTgcgcagggattcaaaccctgacctccagggTTGAGAGGAGAGTCAATCCAAAACTACCAGCATCAAAACCCTCCCCGATGGTTCTTTTAcattttcaagtatttaaagTGTTCAATGTTCTTTTAGAGGGTTTGTTTGGCTTGGTGGGAGAATGATGGTTGCAACTCGCCTGTAGAACCATcaaaggcttttaaacagagctgAAATCCTCAGccaaacatctgaaaaagccgTCACGCCTCAGTTTAGGCAAGAGACAATTCCCTGCAAGGAACATGCCAGTAGGATCCCGCCTCTCACTTGTGCAACCCCATTGACTCCAATTAATGGCAACAAGCTGTTAAAAAGCACACTGGAAACCCGGCTGAAACTTAAAACCTTGCTTTATAGCTTCTCATTGCAAGCTAAAGAAGTGTGGCTGGAAAGCCAttccaccaccaaaaaaaaaaaaaagggggggaacccCAACTTTTACAGCATTGCCTAATTGAGACTAAAGGGAACAGCCATAAGGGGTGGGAGGCTGGCTGGCTCTGCAACCTCTTATCCCCTTTTGTGCAAAGAAGGGGTTATTCTGATTTATCGCCGATCCCAACCGAGCCAATTTTGCAAGGAACTAAGTCCCAGGGctcttctccttccttcaaaaagtaaaataaaattctcCACCTAGCGTCAGGCTTCTGCGTTAAAGCGAGTGAGTTCAAACTGCAAGTGTGATTTCTCTGTTGTCGGCAAAAAATAGGGTATTGTTTTTGAGGGCTGGGTTGCAAACCCTGCTACGCCAGAGCTGCTCAGGAATCCCCACACCTGCTGTTCTGCTGACCTGGCTGATACCTTTGCTACAGACAGTCTTGCTTGTGCAATCCACAAATGTCACACTGTCAGCAGAAAAAGCATTTACACAGTCAACTCCAGGCTGCTCTCTTCTGATGCTTTGGGGAGCCTGCTTCATTCTAGTTGATAAATGTTGATATTCAGAGTGGGGAGAAAGGAGCCTTTGGGATGGACAGGGAAGGATCACAAGTCAGTGGCAGAGTGCACATTTGGCAGCCaaaaggttgcaagttcaagttGCAGCATCTCCTGGgtggtttccttttttaaatgaaggCTTTGGGCTGAACTGTTTTTATCTAAGACGCATATGTGCTTTGCTGCTATtgaatggcgaccctaaggcaaacttatcatggagttttcttggcaagactggttccaaggaggtttgccactgccttctttcccttgcccaaagtcacccagtgggtttcatggcccagctgggaatcgaaccctggtctctagagccgtatttgaacactcaaaccactacgccacatctAGCATATGCACCAGGGTTGCACTAGTTTAAATAGCTTTAGCCCATTTTAAATGGTCTGTTTCTAAGCTGTTTATCATAAGTCGTTCTGAGATCTTTGGACATAGAGAGGGATGGAAACATCTGCATAAACTAGAAAGTGACTTCCAGATCAAAAGAAAAGGTCTCTCTAGGGCCTGTAATGGCACCCCCAAAAATGTGGAGAAAGtgcctccagaagttgttgggggcatagaatcatagaatcgtagagttggaagagaccactagggccatccagtccaaccccctgccatgcaagaaatccaaatcaaagcatccctgacagatggccatccagcctctgtttaaagacctctaaggaaggggactctatcaccctccgaggaaggagtgcattccactgttatttgatgttttttgcAGGGGGTAACCTTTCAAAGTCTCATGGGGGCTACTGCTAGCCTCTGATAGTTGCCCATCCTCGCGCTACACCTTTTTGCTTTAAAGGAGTGAAGTGTGCCTCCAATTCTAGTTCGGAAAACTGCAAACGCAGCAAATGCGAGACTAACCAGGCACTGAGGGAAATCTTGATCCGAGGACTCTTCTCTTCCCGCTCCCAATTATATATTTTACCAGTTTATTCGAGGCACGAAACATTAATTAGAAGGAGGCGGCAAGGTCGCAACAAGGACTTATAAAACTGTTTCCTTACCTTCCATACTTTGATCCTAACAgcatgaaatgggggggggggggcgaagaacaacaacgacaacaaaaaggggctctgatttttttttacgtGCTTCGAATTTATGAGATTTTGCATAAAGGCTTTTGCGGATAGGTTTTAAGAACGTGCTAAAACGCCGTCCGAGACCACATAAAGCCATCTGAGGGGTCTTTCCCGCCAGAACAAGCAAGTGCACACATGGAAACACTCGGGACGGCCTTTGTACCTTTAATGAGTCAAATCTAGgattaatattgttttaaatactaACATGCTATTTCAAGGCTGCGTGGAGCTGGCCGTAGCCACAGCCTTGAGGACTCAGGGGGAAATGGCTGGCTGGGAGAAGACAGAAAACACAGCCAGGTTGCCCTTCCGCTGTTCTAATCCAAGTGCTAGGGTTTGCTTTGTgggtttcttccttcttttggaCAGATTTTTGCAAATTTTAGATAGATCTGCAGTTCCCTCTTGCTTCTTTGAACTCCAAGCACAGCCAGTGAGCCAAATGAAAGTATGGAGAAGGCTGCAAGGTGGGATAAACTGAAAAGCCCAGTCTTCTTCCCAACAATGGGCAGCCACAAGCCTCTGGAGAGCCCTAAAGAAGATGTGAaggccatgttgttgttgtgtgccttcatttctgacttatggcgaccctaaggtgacgctatcatggggttttcttgataagatttgctcagaggaggtttgccattgctgtcccctgaggctgagagtgtgtgacgtgcccaagtgggcttccatggccaagcagtgaatcaaaccctggtctccagagtcatagtccaatgctcaaaccactaccctacATTGGCTCAAGAGTCACATCTCTGAACCCATTTGTTAGTTCTTAGCTGCTGATATTCAGAGGCTGCAGACAGACTTTGAACAGAGCAACGTGGTTatctccatgctgtggaatgaaAAACATTCACGTTTccataaaagccaaaaacatctgTTTTAGTGGCTTTTGAGAAACGGCAAAGAGATACTTCCAAGTTGCAATATAACTGCCACACTCAGTAATTCGGTCTGTAGCTCAACATCCCACAGCCAGCCATGTTCACGGTCCAGCTAGCTCTAAGTCCCAAGACTAGACTCCATGCGCCTGAGGAAGTCCATTATAATCCAGGACTGCTCGCACTAAAATAAATCTGCTATAATAAATAAGTCTTAAAGGTGTCACTGCTCAAAAGGCAAAcaaaagcctgaactctcaactagaagtcaaaatgattaaactgaggagAGTGTACCTTGGCTATATCATGAAATGTCATGATTCCCTGGAAAAGATAATGACGGTGCCAAGTAAAGTGGAAGGAAACAGGGAAGCAGGAcaaccacatttcagatggattgattcaaacaaggaagccctgagtttgcaagatctggagatgatgaccagggctcttggagccAAGAaaaagttgaagctgacttgaccaCACTTGACAACAAACGGTGCCACAGAACgctttgttgtagttgttgcttTAAACTGTAGCCCTAATGGCAACTAGTTTTGGTGAGCCCTAGTAGTGTATCTGCAACCCATCACATTTAAAAAGTACTCTTCCATGTTACAACCCAATTGGTAAATCACAAGCCCCATCGACACTGATCATGGAAGCGAGGCAAGATGTGAAAGGAACAGGTGAAATATTGAATTCTGTAATATCTGTACAAAGAGTGGGACCTTCAGGAATTTTGTTGCAGGGAGGGTGGAGGAACCATTAGCCTCCCCAGACCAGATGTTCCTTCACTGCAGCTCGAACAAATCCGTCCCAAAGAGCACCCGTGGCTTTTTTGCAGGTATTTGGCAGATTCTTTCCAGACACATGCTCACATGCACACAGGTGCGAGCCGCCCTTGAGCAAACATACCAATCCAGTTCGGTATGCATACCCCTTGCTGCCAGGTAGCACATCTGGTTGACGGCTGGGCAGCTTTGACTAGGCAGGGCAACCgacaagagaacaaaagggggattcagaggagaagaggaaggcttAGCGGCCGCCGGTGAGGATTCACACAGAGGCTCCTGGAGAGGGGATGCTTGAACTCTAAAGCCTTTCGCTCCCTGCCCTGTTTCGCCTCATACTTCCATCTTCCCCTGAAGTTTCCATTCCCAGACTGAGCGTTTGGGAAGGTTATTGAGGCAAGAGAAGTAGGGTTGCTCAGCTGTCAAGAAGGTTCTGGGAGTCAAAGGTGGGCTTCCATCGGTGAAGAGGAGCTAGAGCAAGGCATAGGATCCTTCTGGGTGCTCCTAGATAGGTTTTTGGGCCATGGCAGTGCGAGGAGACTGGATGGTGCTACTCCTTGGCCAACCCCGcactcttttcttctctccaaaCACTCAGAAGAAGATCCCTCTTGCACTAGAGCTAGATGCCCTGGGGACACTGCAGCATAGGAGTATTTGCTCCGCATTTGGGCATCTGAAGCAGAGAAGGGGATTTCTAGCACAGATCTGGCCCACTGAGGCTTCCTGGCCAGACTGTGGAATATGAGACAAGGACGCCTATTCAATCCACACAGTCAAGTTTATCACCTGCATAGGTAGGGATCCCACTCTTACTTCCAACATCATCTCTTATTTCCAATTAATCGCCAATTTGATGTAGGGGTGAGTTTTGCCCAACCAGCTtctatttttctctccttcctcgaCTATCTCGCTTGTGTCGAATTTTAGCTTCTCAAAAGTCTGTAGGGCACAGGCCTGGTTTCTTGTCACCTGAAAAGCACTGATGGTGCTTTATAATTAAGTGAATAATAAAGCATACAACTGGCCATTTGAGGACTTTGGAGCTCACTGTTAATCCCAATCacactttccttttctcttctaaGTGGTTGTAGTGTGTTTGGCAATTTTTGCTCagatgaatcccaggtgctgtaggctatattttagaggaaggaccTCCTTGCTTAGAAAGCCTTATGAAATCCATAAGTTTGCCAAAAGTCGACACGCAACTTGCAATGCATTTCATGTCACACGTACATTAATGTTACACACACTCTGGGGACAGAGGCTatctctatacagtggtacctcgggatacgaaatacccaggttacgaaattttcgggatacgaaaaaatcccatagggaattattgttccgggttacgaatgttttttcgggttacgaattaacgCGGCTCAATAAGAACTTTGCTTACCTCTGAGCCCCCCTGGAGCAAAGACCTggccagaagaaagagaagaggggaaaaagcaGCCACATATTCTCGGCGCGGAGATATGGGTCTGATGCACCTGGATTCAATCTTTCAGAGACTCCCTGCTGCAAAAAGCTGTGGCAAATTATTGTGGCCAAGGAAGGGGGGGGTTGTCACAAGAGTTTATACGCGCATGAGCCAAGGGCAATAAAGCAACTTCAAAAGGCTTTCGCCCCCACCCTGCGAAGTCTCAGGTCTGCCTGCATCAGGTTCGCATTCACATCCAGATGGTGGCATGCCTGTGGGAAAAGACCTAACGGAGGCAGAGAGAGCTCAGAGATGCATTGTGAATGGCGAGGCAGAGAGAGATTATGGACAGGCTGCCTGCATCCCTGGAGCACAGCTGATGGTACAGACCATCAATGGGAAAGCCGAAGTCCCAAAATTTCTTAGCTAGCATGGCTAATATTTTGAGAAAGCAGCAGCCATCCCAtcaatgcacacaaacacatcccGCACAGGACACATATGTGCTAGATCTCAGAGAGCTCCCATTGTATCTAGTAATGGAGGAGAAAAGTGTACCCTCCTTGCCTTGCTTTTGTGGCCCAAGTGACCAACAAGGGATGCAGCCATGATTTTCTTCATGCTTGGGACAGAAAGACTTTCAGGTTTGAAATGCAAAATCTTAAGTGCAGGAGAAAAGTAGAAGTGGAGAGATGTTTACCGCTCCTAGAGATGACAGATATTTAGGCTGCCAAAAGAAGACTAGGTTGCGAGGACAGTGGGGCACACCCCCATTTTCTCACCCCATTATTTTGAGGTGTGTGGTGGGGAATGCAGCATCCCAAGTTCTCCTGGGGGGCTAATGCAGCCCCCCAACCGTCCACAATTGTCCCTCCAGGGGAGCTCTTCTTCATTTCAGATGGACCCTCCAATATGAGGGATCCTTCAAAGGGTGCCACCGAAAGCAATGAACTATTAAAGGAAAGGAGGTTCGTGTACTTTAGACTGGAGCTAAAAGAAACATGCTTTTGAACTCAGCAGTGCTTGCAAACCCTACGTGAACAAAGGTTGACTAAGACAATGGCGGGGTCTATCTCGCGTTACTACACACAAggaattaataaaaacaaaacagaaccagCCCTTGAAAGAAAACCAGGGAAGGAGTGCCGTTTCCTTGATGATGGAAAGCCAGTTTCTGCCATATTGCCCATCTGGCCAATGGCCGTCACGCCTCGTCGTCATGAATTTACTTGAGAAACGCTGATGGTTCGGCGGTCTTCCCGCAAAGGAGCCTTGCCTCAACCCGCTTCTAAGGACCCTTCCTTCAAAACAATCAGGGATGATTACATTCTACAATTGGATCCATCTTTTCCTcagcccaccccccaccccaccccccacgaCTAAAGGACGGGGAACGTCAAAGCAGATAAGTGCCTCCAGACCTACAGCTGTACTCCACGCTTGGGTTTCTGGGGCCAAAGATGGGCTCGTTCTCGAAAAGGCAAGAAATCTGCAATCATGCACCTCCCCAATACACTGGAAAAGCATCTGGCTTGACAAAACCCACTCAGAAATAACACACGTTTGCTCCAACTTGGAAACGGACCGAAGCACCGACGATGCAAGACtggattgttaaggttgctgagAGTCAACAAActagtgtggcttttaaaagacAAACCGACTGAAGACTTTTTGAGACTGGAAAGTGTTTATGAGCTCCTTGAGCAACCACAAATCCAACCACGCATGAATGTGTGTCATGCCTACTAGTCATTTTAGTCGATTGGGTATTGACTTACAAGTTgggtctctcttatctggaatgccaaaatctgacattgctttaataTTATGTATCTGGTTTAGTTTAGTTACATATGGAaatgtattttgctttatttgtcaattcttttcttttgttttgggggtGGTGGACATTTTCAATTTAATCTTTAAAAATGATGGCAGTGAGTCCTTGAGAGCCTCACTTGGTCTCTGAGCCACATTCTGCCCATCTGATGTGTGCCAAAACAAGATGCCCCCAGACAGAGGATGGGATGGGGGCAACAGTTTGGGGAGAAAGCCCCCTGCTTTCCAATGAAGCACCCTCTCCAGGCTCCGGCTGCCAGACTAGAAGATTAAATCTGCTAGAAAGGAAACCACCTTCAATCATGGCTAAAGAGAGGGGAGCACTTGTTATTCTACAACATTCCAAACCTGCGGCAACAGGTTGTTTCCTGTAACCTAAGGCTGGTTTAGATTTGGGCTGAATCTGTCTGTGATGCCCATATCGGGGGGAGCCTaaaataagagagaaagagagggagaaaccaACCCCATCAACTAAGTGCAGCTGGGGAACCACAGCCTTCGGTTAGACCTAAGCTGCAAAATTAAGACTTGCTAAGAAGCAGGGGGCAGGAAGGAGATATAACTTTGCTCCGAAATCTTGCAGTCTCAGCAACCTTCCTTAAGAGGAATTAAACGGTTTCATTCCTGTCCTGAGGATAATGCCCACTTCCTCCCCTCAACCAGACAGATGATAAGAGAAGCTGACATACAAGTCTCTGTACTGGTCAAAGGCGTTGTTCGCTTCCACCTCCAGCTTTCGCAGGCGAGCAGAGGGCATGGCGCCATCTTCCAGAGGCGGGTCATATTTGTTGCTCCACGGTGATctgcacaagagagagagagaaattatcaATGTGTTAAGTACTGAAACATATTACTCCCCCAGAAGGAGGTATCCCCATTCTTGCTCAGTTTTGTCATTGGTTATGCAGTATTTACAACACATCCTACAACATGACTAGGTTCTCTGCCCTATAAAGCTTACACTATAAGGACTGGTCTATATGTGCATCAGAATGAGATGGACAAGTCAACTGTAGTCCAGGCTCTTAAGACAAAGGGCTCTTTAAAATCATCAGTAGTTTACAAAGGGCTTCAATAGCGACTAACAGTTTTTGCCGACTTGTCTGGAAGACTTACACAGAAACGTGAAGAGAAACAGATCTGAGCCGTCCTTCACTTCAGATCCTTGGGAGTAAAACGTTATGCTTTTTCGGTGGTTTAAGAATAACCGCCTGGTTTTAAAGCAAGTAACCACTCAGCAAGTATTCCTTCTCTCTGGTATCTCccatctccttcctctcttttaaCAAGGTGGGTTTGATTTAATTGTGGTTAACAATTCATAATGTTACCCCTCCACAGACTGAAAAAATGTCTTTATAAGCAGACAGGCACTCAAAACACATTTAATGACTTAGGCGAAAGGCTGTTTTGAAGAAAGACAGATGGATAAACCCACTTAGGCTGAGAGCGATGGGGTCCTAACTTGCCTACACAGGAGAACTATTCCGGTTGTAACTAAAGGGTTTCAAACTGGGCCGCTGGCACTAACTTCACCCCATAAGGATTCCATTTAAGAAAGGCGATCAAACAAGGAAGGATAGAAATACTGGAGGGAAATTCAGGGGGGCTTgcagtttttaaatgtatgtacatgtgtgcgtatggtgtgtgcatttttaaaggatcggctttggctctccagatgtctcGGCTATTGACTTCCCCCAGATGTGAGTGTTAATTGGCATTCCCTCGCCAGCTGTAGGGACAGAGGTTGAATGGGGCATTTCTTTCCCCCCGACCGCTGGCTGGGACCAAAGGCAGCTTTTACATCCCCCAAAAGGAACTGCTTTGTTTCCATACGGAACACTTGCCCTCAGAAATGAGAAGGCATGCTGGAGATTGGCAAGATAAATGTGACAAATGGCTCCCTGACCCTGAAAACATGTGGCCACAAGACCAAGGCCTCAAAACGGTATGATGAGAAAGGGATACTATTTCCGTTTTCATCTGCAGTGTACCAGTACATTTATTATATGATGGGAAAAGGATACGATTTCATATTTTCACCCGCAGTCTACCTTTACATTTATTATTCTTACGTTGTTCGTgtttctcctgctttctttcataaCAATGGGACCACAGGCAGCTTAGAAATGAGCGAAGACAGTACAGATCGAAAATATACAAAAGCATccgtagtgtgtgtgtgtgcagcttaGTGTAATTTCAAACCATCTATAGCAATGGTGagaatctttggtcctccagatgttgtggactcCCAGAAGTCCCTGCCAGCATAAGCAATGACCAGGAATTATGGGTGAGACAGTCccaaacagtgtggtgtagtggcttgagtgttggactatgactctggagatcaggggtttGATTCCCTCCTTGAGCACCACTCTTTCTCTCCGCATGAAAGTGACACATCAATATTATTTGCTAGGAAGAGTGGAGAAATGCATGCTCCACAGTTAAAGACTCCAACCCTGTGGAGAAAAGCAAGGCAGTCACCTGTATGAGTCTCCATCTCTATTGTAGTCGCACAGCAAATAATCCTTTCCCACCACCTTAT includes the following:
- the CAPZB gene encoding F-actin-capping protein subunit beta isoform X2, yielding MSDQQLDCALDLMRRLPPQQIEKNLSDLIDLVPSLCEDLLSSVDQPLKIARDKVVGKDYLLCDYNRDGDSYRSPWSNKYDPPLEDGAMPSARLRKLEVEANNAFDQYRDLYFEGGVSSVYLWDLDHGFAGVILIKKAGDGSKKIKGCWDSIHVVEVQEKSSGRTAHYKLTSTVMLWLQTNKTGSGTMNLGGSLTRQMEKDETVSDSSPHIANIGRLVEDMENKIRSTLNEIYFGKTKDIVNGLRSVQTFADKSKQEALKNDLVEALKRKQQS
- the CAPZB gene encoding F-actin-capping protein subunit beta isoform X1 — protein: MSDQQLDCALDLMRRLPPQQIEKNLSDLIDLVPSLCEDLLSSVDQPLKIARDKVVGKDYLLCDYNRDGDSYRSPWSNKYDPPLEDGAMPSARLRKLEVEANNAFDQYRDLYFEGGVSSVYLWDLDHGFAGVILIKKAGDGSKKIKGCWDSIHVVEVQEKSSGRTAHYKLTSTVMLWLQTNKTGSGTMNLGGSLTRQMEKDETVSDSSPHIANIGRLVEDMENKIRSTLNEIYFGKTKDIVNGLRSIDAIPDNQKYKQLQRELSQVLTQRQMYIQPDN